The nucleotide sequence TGCGCACCCGTGGTTCCCGAAATACAACGCGGCGTATTGGGACGAATACCAGAACATCGTTAACCTGTTTGAATGGTCGGGCGTGGCAGGCCAGCCGGCGGTCAAGGGCGAAGTGATCACCTTGGACAATCTCGACGAGTTCGATATGCGGCAGACCGATTCGGCAGTCGAATACATCAAAATGCATGCCAATGACGACAAACCATTCTTCATGGACGTGAACTTCATGAAGCTGCACCAGCCAACTCGTCCGGCCAAACAATTTGTCGGCAAAACGCACCTCGGTAATTACTCGGATTCGGTGATGGAGCTGGACTACAACATCGGTCGGATCATGGACACCATTCGCGCCGAAGCGCCGAACACGATCGTGGTGATTACGGCCGACAACGGAGCTTGGCAGGATGCTTTTCCCGATGCCGGAACCCATCCGTACCGCGGTGAAAAGGGATCGGCATTCGAGGCTGGCTGGCGTGTTCCGGGGATTATGTGGGCACCCGGCAAGATTCCGGCAGGGCAGAATCTGCATGAGATGATGTCGCACATGGACGTTTGGCCCACCACAGCCAGTATGGCTGGGCTAACTCCGCCGCCGCACGGCGCGTGGAAAGACGACAACGGAAATCCGATCTACTTCGACGGTGTTGACAACACTGCCTACGTGACCGGCAAAGACATGCATTCGGCACGCGACTCTTGGATCTACATTGATGGCGAAAACTTCAAAGGTGTACGCGCCGATATTGGGGGCGACCCTGATGAGCCGTGGATCAGGATCGCCTGGAAGATGCTCTACACATCGAAAGACACCTGGATGGGTCCGGAGCTGAACATGGGAGCTGTCCCATCGCTCTACAACCTGACTCTGGACCCGTTCGAGAAGTACGACTTGATGTTCAACGGTGCGGTCCCGACACGCAATCCAACATCATCGCCCGGTCGCTATGCCGGCATGGATAATGGCTGGGCCCTTTCGTTGTGTGACGAGCCGCTGATTGCTTTCAACAAATCGATCATTAAGTATCCCAACATCAAACGGTTCCCAGGCGGAGCGTCCACCGACCTGTTGCCAAATCTCCAGGACCCGGGTAATCCGGTCCCGGCCATGGGCGCAGACGGGAACGGCGTGAAGAAAACGATCCGAGCACACTAGTATAAATGGAAGTGCTACAGTGAAACACGCGGGCCGCTTTCTTAATTGGAAGCGGCCCGCAACTTCACCAGTGAAACCCACCGGGAGACCGGGTCGGCGACTGGATGGGACAGCAACGCGACAACGCGGCAACGCGGGCAGTCTTGGCTTGCGATGACGCACACGATTAGCGAAACTCCGACGACACCAGACCACTCCTCCCAAATTGACACTGAACAAAACATCATGAACAAAGTTCAAACATTCAAACATTGCCTGGCCACTCTCGCCTGTTTCACTGCGCTCCTTTGCACCGCCGGACGTTCGTGTTTCATCACTGGCCAGACGGTGTCCCTACCATTGATCCCATCCGGCCTCGAATCCACGGTTACGCCGCCTCTCGATAGTAGCGGTGATGGAGTCCACCGACCATGGAACGCTGCCTGATCGGCCCAATATCTGGAGGCTCGACCTCGCGCGGAATGGGACAGTCCTTCGCCAATCCGAGATGCGTGCGGTCCCTGTTGTAGTATTCGACGTACCCGCGCAAAACTCGATGCAAGTG is from Gammaproteobacteria bacterium and encodes:
- a CDS encoding arylsulfatase, whose amino-acid sequence is MLPYLADISGRKVEIDGKQTRKRTNNMKYRATKYGLTLLAVGAALISVINPAHAADKKKPNVVILMADDVGWNDFGCYTGGGAALGHPTPNIDRVAKEGAMFTSWYGQASCTAGRASFMTGRIPIRSALSVVVVPGDRNGLKAETPTIAEFYKENGYSTYYSGKWHLGDVAEFYPIEHGFDEMKHFGAYYPGVYAYSDTSPDAHPWFPKYNAAYWDEYQNIVNLFEWSGVAGQPAVKGEVITLDNLDEFDMRQTDSAVEYIKMHANDDKPFFMDVNFMKLHQPTRPAKQFVGKTHLGNYSDSVMELDYNIGRIMDTIRAEAPNTIVVITADNGAWQDAFPDAGTHPYRGEKGSAFEAGWRVPGIMWAPGKIPAGQNLHEMMSHMDVWPTTASMAGLTPPPHGAWKDDNGNPIYFDGVDNTAYVTGKDMHSARDSWIYIDGENFKGVRADIGGDPDEPWIRIAWKMLYTSKDTWMGPELNMGAVPSLYNLTLDPFEKYDLMFNGAVPTRNPTSSPGRYAGMDNGWALSLCDEPLIAFNKSIIKYPNIKRFPGGASTDLLPNLQDPGNPVPAMGADGNGVKKTIRAH
- a CDS encoding transposase, encoding YGWNFTSQVKALEIEDCSTAYRSPWQNPYIERLIGTVRRECLDHLIIMREPHLHRVLRGYVEYYNRDRTHLGLAKDCPIPREVEPPDIGPIRQRSMVGGLHHRYYREAA